From one Flavobacterium kingsejongi genomic stretch:
- a CDS encoding RHS repeat domain-containing protein has protein sequence MEIKVKKSNIFMTGRNQITKKVTEGATIATTEYSDGFQYKDGVLHFFPIAEGYISHSAGNYNYVYHYKDHLGNVRVSYAKDPVSGLTKIVEESNYYPFGMKHANYNDYAPPAPRVANKGYQYKYNGQELQTELGLNVTAMDYRQYDNALGRFLGMDRFAELSFSLTPYRFAFNNPVYWSDPTGLFETKDDAKKWAKTNGIRTGWFSRNKIQESEDGTWAINNKEQGTSIFAINKEDAEALGINVGDVITAPLVEGATNAGESGYKSFGWLTIWGTDRSGDTSGLKGTTTHSVQSSDFITPGISRSLNNKSTGILEWIMSLVYNSAYSSQYGTAIEEAVKKNGNTSTMEVQNLEPVLSPEILIIFLDTTHYHIHLEKKAIEKRIGKMPFKGTKRDIQKSKDSINEKSNYYNNWFNN, from the coding sequence TTGGAAATTAAAGTCAAAAAATCGAATATCTTTATGACGGGGCGGAACCAAATTACAAAAAAGGTTACAGAAGGAGCAACTATTGCCACAACAGAGTACTCCGATGGCTTCCAGTATAAAGATGGCGTGTTGCATTTTTTTCCTATTGCCGAGGGGTATATCAGCCATTCTGCGGGGAATTATAATTATGTGTACCACTACAAGGATCACCTGGGGAATGTTAGGGTATCGTATGCAAAAGACCCGGTAAGTGGACTGACCAAAATTGTAGAGGAAAGCAATTACTATCCTTTTGGGATGAAACATGCCAATTACAATGACTATGCTCCTCCTGCACCGAGAGTGGCCAATAAGGGGTATCAGTACAAATATAATGGTCAGGAGTTGCAGACCGAGCTGGGGCTGAACGTGACGGCGATGGATTACCGCCAATATGATAATGCACTAGGTAGATTTTTAGGAATGGATAGATTCGCAGAACTGTCTTTTTCTTTAACACCCTACAGGTTTGCATTTAATAATCCCGTTTATTGGAGTGATCCTACTGGTCTTTTTGAAACAAAAGATGACGCTAAAAAATGGGCAAAAACAAATGGAATAAGAACAGGTTGGTTTAGTCGTAACAAAATTCAAGAAAGTGAAGATGGAACCTGGGCAATTAACAATAAAGAACAAGGAACTTCTATCTTTGCAATTAATAAAGAAGATGCAGAAGCTTTGGGAATAAATGTAGGTGATGTTATCACTGCACCATTGGTTGAAGGAGCAACAAACGCAGGGGAATCAGGTTATAAATCTTTTGGCTGGCTTACTATATGGGGAACAGACAGAAGCGGTGATACAAGCGGTTTGAAAGGAACTACAACACATTCAGTGCAATCGAGTGATTTTATAACCCCTGGAATTTCTCGGTCTTTAAATAATAAGTCGACTGGTATATTAGAATGGATAATGAGTTTGGTTTATAATTCAGCTTATTCATCTCAATATGGTACCGCTATTGAGGAAGCTGTAAAGAAAAATGGGAATACCTCTACTATGGAAGTACAGAATTTAGAGCCAGTACTTTCTCCAGAAATACTCATCATTTTTCTTGACACGACACATTACCACATACATTTAGAAAAAAAGGCAATAGAAAAAAGGATAGGAAAGATGCCATTTAAGGGAACAAAAAGAGATATTCAAAAATCAAAAGACTCAATTAATGAGAAAAGCAATTACTACAACAACTGGTTTAACAATTAA
- a CDS encoding T9SS type A sorting domain-containing protein, whose protein sequence is MQKITTLFLLGLGLYGYSQDILWEKSYGGQHAEYLFDAQPTADYGFILAGSYLSKKTGKKTEDNNGDLDFWLWKMDEKGQDEWQKNIGGSGADLLQSIRTTHDGGFILAGTSESNKGFAKLHDGKGKEDYWIIKLNAKGDEQWQQTFGGSGQDRVTAVIQTRDGGYFIGGSSSSSLDKKNLQDPTGKSEASRGNLDYWVIKLDSKGKMEWQKTMGGQYADILESLQQTTDGGYILGGYSNSPSGVLEDGRRSDKSEDVLGYGDFWIVKLDAKGEEEWQQTLGGEGDDHLYSIIQTQDGNYIAAGNSNSNRLPKGGSTRDTDFWLIKLDATGQPLWSRAYDFGKTDILTSLTENKDRTLMVGGYSKSSNVPGSKKKDKEGINDYIALKLSATGDELWSKTVGSNGEDLLKKLVETRDGGYILAGTSTPNPASVTAYNKGNSRDRNTAIGKNDFWVVKLLDKDKPKDNRLNIQAVPNPAQQFTNVIVGYEYNTGNAFVYDLGGRLLQSFAIENRTVPVDLSTYPEGIYIVQIKTDVQEDSVKVVKGIEKH, encoded by the coding sequence ATGCAAAAAATTACCACCTTATTCCTATTGGGATTGGGCCTCTATGGCTATTCCCAGGACATCCTTTGGGAGAAATCCTATGGCGGCCAGCACGCCGAATACTTGTTTGATGCCCAGCCTACTGCCGACTATGGTTTTATACTGGCAGGCAGCTACTTATCTAAAAAGACAGGCAAGAAAACCGAAGACAATAATGGCGATTTGGACTTCTGGCTTTGGAAGATGGATGAAAAAGGGCAGGATGAATGGCAGAAAAACATTGGCGGTTCGGGAGCCGACTTATTGCAAAGTATTCGCACCACGCATGATGGTGGTTTTATCCTGGCCGGCACCTCCGAATCGAATAAGGGATTTGCAAAACTCCATGACGGAAAAGGCAAGGAAGATTACTGGATCATAAAACTCAATGCCAAAGGCGATGAGCAGTGGCAACAAACCTTTGGCGGCAGTGGACAGGACCGGGTGACGGCAGTGATCCAAACCCGTGATGGCGGTTATTTTATCGGTGGCTCCAGTAGTAGTAGCCTGGACAAAAAGAACCTGCAGGACCCTACCGGGAAATCGGAAGCGAGCCGTGGGAATTTGGACTATTGGGTGATCAAGCTCGATAGCAAAGGCAAAATGGAATGGCAGAAAACAATGGGCGGCCAATATGCTGATATCTTAGAAAGCTTACAACAAACCACCGACGGTGGGTATATCTTAGGCGGGTATTCCAACAGTCCATCGGGCGTTTTGGAAGATGGCCGTCGTAGTGATAAATCGGAAGATGTGTTGGGTTATGGTGATTTCTGGATCGTAAAATTAGATGCCAAAGGTGAAGAAGAATGGCAACAGACTTTAGGGGGTGAAGGGGACGATCATTTGTACAGCATCATCCAAACCCAGGATGGCAATTATATCGCTGCGGGCAATTCCAACAGCAACCGCTTACCCAAAGGCGGCAGTACCCGCGACACCGATTTCTGGCTCATTAAACTCGATGCAACCGGCCAACCGCTGTGGAGCCGTGCCTACGACTTTGGCAAAACGGATATCCTGACTTCCTTGACTGAAAATAAAGATCGAACGCTGATGGTGGGTGGCTATTCCAAAAGCAGCAATGTACCGGGCAGTAAAAAGAAAGACAAAGAAGGCATTAACGATTATATCGCACTGAAACTCTCCGCTACCGGAGACGAATTGTGGAGTAAAACGGTAGGCAGTAATGGCGAAGACCTGTTAAAGAAATTGGTCGAAACCCGTGATGGCGGTTATATCCTAGCGGGTACTTCCACACCCAATCCAGCCTCAGTAACCGCCTACAACAAAGGCAACTCCCGGGACCGGAATACGGCTATTGGGAAAAATGACTTCTGGGTGGTAAAACTTTTAGACAAAGACAAACCCAAAGACAACCGCCTCAACATACAGGCCGTACCGAATCCTGCGCAGCAGTTTACCAACGTGATTGTAGGCTATGAATATAACACCGGAAATGCTTTTGTCTACGATTTAGGTGGCCGTTTACTGCAAAGTTTTGCCATTGAAAACCGTACGGTTCCGGTAGACTTAAGCACGTATCCTGAAGGCATCTATATCGTACAAATCAAAACCGATGTACAGGAAGATTCGGTGAAGGTGGTGAAAGGAATTGAAAAACATTAA
- a CDS encoding DUF6443 domain-containing protein, translating into MKKLYYLIVLLFPLLVLGQSADQNYIKTMIYKKAVLATIPGTVPPVETADIQITYMDGLGRPIQQRAYRETHTGKDMVTHIEYDGLGRQSKNYLSYPNNSTPSLNYDPNAATAVKDYYTPSGVSFTNFEGTAYPYSETQYDNSPLNRVVKQSAPGDDWYMGSGHEIKMEYQANTAADGVKQFKANAQWVASYGIFTISMTELSSYGTGQLVKTVLKNENWTSGKDNTTEEFKNPKGQVVLKRAYESQVAHDTYYVYDQYGNLTYVLPPLAGGIVTPEILNNLCYQYGYDENNRLVEKKLPGKEWEFIVYDNLGRVVATGPALSPFGDESKGWLVTKYDAFDRVVLTGWMPVAFETLTRKNLQFSLNATVTNLNETKSTAVSTVNGVGFNYTNVAFPTSGCHVLSVNYYDDYAFAGAPSSFAATATADIYYNNSTQKPKGMPTGSWTRTLTGISQYDGETAYVLYDVKSRAVCNYSSNNFGKYTQVDTQYDFSGKPLKAITLHRRSTAMAEVKTTQTFEYTPQDRLLRHRHQVNNLPEEVLSENRYNELGQLWIKKVGGVVDNPLQVVDYGYTVRGWLKAINPDTSGPPPPPNDLFYLRLNYSTAEGDPAPAVQQYNGNIAQVSWKTASDGQWRKYHYRYDNLNRLLSANYQKNYDATSAYDEQLTYDKNGNIQSLLRNGGHDLQVGIAMDELVYGYSPNSNQLEKVTDNSQNAGGFYDGNTAGNDYEYDLKGNLTIDRNKGISKIYYNHLNLPTKILFGSESRKIEYFYNADGSKILKQVTDGATVTSTDYLDGYQYTNGVLQFFPTAQGYISHSVGNYNYVYNHTDHLGNVRVSYAKDPVSGLTKIVEESNYYPFGMKHANYNDYAPPAPGIANKGYQYKYNGQELQTELGLNLYDMPLRDYDPVIGRWSSMDPVVDFERSPYNGFDNNPVFWSDPSGASVTFYNNGVTADGEDAGAFYNAILGAQNNGIASFTPLGPIYDYTAYTTLPPVYLNYGNFGDNATMLRQHVYRNSPFYNYIWEQGRQRQLDSFNTMLDAFGLIPGIGEFADGLNVAIYTARGDKVNAAISAASMVPLLGWAAVSTKYAVKGGVQAAEYTFTKSAGKHLTEVVTKGANKGQLSRPYMNSSLTIQEIMSTGKGSIDATFKGGMNWKVPGTFRGSQGIWELGINPKTSVIYHFNFVK; encoded by the coding sequence ATGAAAAAACTATACTACCTTATCGTATTATTATTCCCACTGCTGGTTTTAGGGCAGAGTGCGGACCAGAATTATATCAAGACGATGATCTATAAAAAAGCAGTTCTGGCCACAATTCCCGGAACTGTTCCGCCGGTAGAAACGGCAGATATCCAGATCACCTATATGGATGGGCTGGGTCGCCCGATCCAGCAAAGGGCTTATCGGGAAACCCATACAGGGAAAGACATGGTGACCCACATCGAATATGATGGGCTGGGGCGCCAGTCTAAAAATTACCTTTCTTATCCTAATAATAGTACACCTTCCCTAAACTATGATCCAAATGCGGCTACAGCGGTAAAGGATTATTATACGCCTTCGGGGGTGAGTTTTACCAATTTTGAAGGTACGGCCTATCCGTATAGCGAAACTCAATATGACAATTCACCTTTGAACCGTGTGGTTAAACAATCAGCTCCGGGTGATGATTGGTATATGGGCAGTGGTCATGAAATTAAAATGGAGTATCAGGCCAATACCGCGGCTGACGGTGTCAAACAATTTAAGGCAAATGCCCAATGGGTGGCTTCGTATGGGATTTTTACTATCTCAATGACTGAGCTGAGTAGTTATGGTACCGGGCAATTGGTCAAAACGGTATTAAAAAACGAAAACTGGACCTCTGGTAAAGACAATACTACCGAAGAGTTTAAAAATCCAAAAGGGCAGGTAGTGCTCAAAAGAGCTTACGAATCACAGGTCGCCCATGATACTTATTATGTGTATGACCAGTATGGCAACCTGACGTATGTGCTTCCACCTTTAGCCGGAGGAATTGTAACTCCTGAGATATTAAATAATCTGTGCTACCAATACGGCTATGATGAAAACAACCGATTGGTTGAAAAAAAGCTACCCGGTAAAGAATGGGAGTTTATTGTGTATGATAATTTAGGCCGGGTAGTGGCTACAGGCCCGGCACTTTCCCCTTTTGGGGACGAAAGCAAAGGCTGGCTGGTTACCAAATACGATGCGTTTGACCGGGTAGTGCTGACGGGTTGGATGCCTGTTGCTTTTGAAACCTTAACCCGTAAAAATTTACAGTTTAGCTTAAACGCTACGGTTACCAACCTGAATGAAACCAAAAGTACCGCGGTTAGTACAGTGAATGGTGTTGGGTTTAACTATACGAATGTGGCTTTCCCGACTTCAGGGTGCCATGTGCTGAGTGTCAACTATTATGATGATTATGCTTTTGCAGGTGCGCCTTCCAGTTTTGCAGCAACAGCAACAGCGGATATCTATTATAACAATAGCACCCAAAAACCTAAAGGAATGCCTACGGGCAGCTGGACCAGGACCCTGACGGGGATCAGCCAGTATGATGGGGAAACGGCCTATGTGTTGTATGACGTAAAATCCAGGGCAGTATGCAATTACAGCAGTAATAATTTCGGGAAATACACCCAGGTGGATACCCAATATGATTTTTCGGGCAAACCCCTGAAAGCCATTACCCTGCACCGGCGCAGTACGGCTATGGCAGAGGTTAAAACCACCCAAACCTTTGAATATACGCCACAAGACCGTTTGCTACGCCACCGCCACCAGGTGAATAACCTTCCGGAAGAGGTGCTTTCGGAAAACCGGTATAACGAGCTGGGACAGCTCTGGATAAAAAAAGTAGGGGGTGTGGTGGATAATCCGTTACAGGTAGTTGATTACGGCTATACAGTACGGGGCTGGCTCAAAGCCATCAATCCGGATACTTCCGGGCCACCGCCACCGCCAAATGATTTGTTTTACCTTCGCCTGAATTACAGTACGGCAGAAGGCGATCCGGCTCCGGCAGTACAACAGTATAACGGAAATATTGCACAGGTAAGCTGGAAGACAGCTTCTGACGGGCAATGGCGGAAGTACCATTACAGGTATGACAACCTGAACCGCCTATTGAGTGCGAATTACCAGAAGAATTATGATGCTACTTCGGCTTATGATGAGCAGTTGACTTATGATAAAAATGGCAACATCCAATCACTGCTGCGCAATGGAGGCCATGATCTCCAGGTAGGTATCGCGATGGATGAATTGGTATATGGCTACTCCCCAAACAGCAACCAACTGGAAAAGGTAACGGATAATAGCCAAAACGCGGGCGGCTTTTATGATGGGAATACCGCAGGCAATGATTACGAGTACGATCTAAAAGGGAACTTGACGATAGACCGAAATAAAGGCATTAGCAAAATCTATTATAATCACCTGAATCTGCCTACAAAAATACTTTTTGGTTCGGAATCCCGAAAAATTGAATATTTTTACAATGCTGATGGTAGTAAAATACTAAAACAGGTGACCGATGGGGCAACAGTGACCAGTACAGATTATTTGGATGGTTACCAGTATACCAACGGGGTATTGCAATTTTTTCCTACTGCCCAGGGGTATATCAGCCATTCCGTGGGGAATTATAACTATGTGTATAACCATACGGATCACTTGGGGAATGTTAGGGTATCGTATGCAAAAGACCCGGTAAGTGGACTGACCAAAATTGTAGAGGAAAGCAATTACTATCCTTTTGGGATGAAACATGCCAATTACAATGACTATGCTCCTCCTGCGCCGGGAATAGCCAATAAGGGGTATCAGTACAAATATAATGGTCAGGAGTTGCAGACCGAGCTGGGGCTAAATTTGTATGATATGCCTTTACGCGATTATGACCCTGTCATTGGGAGATGGAGTTCTATGGATCCCGTAGTAGATTTTGAGCGCTCTCCTTATAATGGCTTCGACAATAATCCAGTGTTTTGGTCGGATCCAAGTGGGGCTTCTGTAACTTTTTACAACAATGGAGTCACAGCAGATGGGGAAGATGCAGGTGCATTTTATAATGCGATACTCGGGGCACAGAATAATGGTATTGCGTCGTTTACGCCATTAGGCCCCATTTATGACTATACGGCATATACCACCTTACCACCGGTATACCTGAATTATGGGAATTTTGGAGATAATGCTACAATGCTACGCCAACATGTTTATAGGAATAGCCCTTTTTATAATTATATTTGGGAACAGGGCAGGCAAAGGCAATTGGATAGTTTTAATACAATGTTGGATGCCTTTGGTCTCATTCCAGGTATTGGTGAATTTGCTGATGGACTTAATGTTGCTATTTATACTGCCAGAGGCGATAAAGTGAATGCTGCTATTAGTGCAGCTTCGATGGTACCTCTTTTAGGTTGGGCTGCAGTGAGTACTAAATATGCGGTTAAGGGGGGAGTGCAGGCTGCTGAATATACTTTTACGAAATCAGCTGGAAAGCATCTAACAGAGGTTGTTACCAAAGGAGCAAATAAAGGGCAATTATCAAGGCCTTATATGAATTCATCGTTAACTATTCAAGAGATTATGTCAACTGGCAAAGGAAGTATTGATGCTACTTTTAAAGGCGGTATGAATTGGAAGGTGCCGGGTACGTTTAGAGGGTCTCAAGGAATTTGGGAATTAGGGATTAATCCTAAAACAAGTGTCATTTATCATTTTAATTTCGTCAAATAA
- a CDS encoding IS256 family transposase yields the protein MIEDGKLPKDFAKQFKNKEDFHTFFQDLYKQGIEQLLQGELDAHLGYEKHNIDGYNTGNSRNGSFSKNIKSETLGNMVLAIPRDRNGEFEPQVIGKGQSMSEKIEDAILGMYSRGMTRSDIVEQVKEVYGISVSESTISTISDRILADVDLWTKRALEPQYLIVWMDAVHMKVRTDGKYENHAIYIVIGLKTDGKKEVLGMWLNKEESASFWMTVLSDIKSRGVKDILIACTDNLTGFTKAIRGVFPNTESQLCIVHQIRNSLKFVVVKDRKAFCSAMKEVYTAINQEEAVLALAEFKKNWEAKYKYAVCSWEKNWENLMPFLAYPAEIRKIMYTTNTIENLNRGIRKYTKTKVQFPDEKSVKKSVYLAIQNCEKSWINAIPSWGLIMNQFLVIFGERCNIKH from the coding sequence ATGATCGAAGATGGTAAATTACCCAAAGATTTTGCAAAGCAATTTAAAAACAAAGAAGACTTCCATACTTTTTTTCAAGACCTGTATAAACAAGGCATTGAACAACTACTCCAGGGAGAATTGGATGCTCATCTGGGATATGAGAAGCATAATATTGACGGATACAATACAGGCAATAGCCGTAATGGTTCTTTCTCAAAGAATATAAAATCAGAGACTTTGGGCAATATGGTCCTGGCTATTCCCCGGGATAGAAATGGTGAATTCGAGCCTCAGGTCATCGGAAAAGGCCAATCGATGAGTGAAAAGATTGAAGATGCTATTTTAGGAATGTACAGTCGTGGAATGACCCGTAGTGATATTGTAGAACAAGTTAAAGAAGTTTATGGGATATCAGTAAGTGAGTCCACGATTTCGACCATCTCTGATAGAATACTGGCTGATGTTGATTTATGGACTAAAAGGGCTTTAGAACCACAGTATCTGATTGTTTGGATGGATGCTGTGCATATGAAAGTAAGAACAGATGGGAAATATGAAAACCATGCAATTTACATTGTAATCGGACTAAAAACAGATGGTAAGAAAGAAGTATTAGGAATGTGGCTAAATAAAGAAGAGTCGGCTTCATTTTGGATGACTGTACTCTCTGACATAAAATCTCGTGGAGTAAAGGATATTCTCATTGCCTGTACAGATAACCTTACCGGATTTACAAAAGCTATCAGAGGTGTTTTTCCAAATACAGAATCCCAGCTTTGCATTGTTCATCAAATAAGGAATAGCCTTAAGTTTGTAGTAGTTAAGGATAGAAAAGCATTTTGCAGTGCAATGAAAGAAGTATATACTGCAATAAATCAGGAAGAAGCCGTTTTAGCTCTGGCTGAATTTAAAAAAAACTGGGAAGCAAAATATAAATATGCCGTTTGCTCCTGGGAAAAGAATTGGGAAAATCTCATGCCTTTTTTGGCCTATCCTGCTGAAATCAGGAAAATAATGTACACCACAAATACAATAGAAAACTTAAACAGGGGAATTAGAAAATATACCAAAACAAAAGTGCAGTTCCCAGATGAAAAAAGCGTCAAGAAATCAGTCTATTTAGCAATACAAAATTGTGAAAAAAGCTGGATAAATGCAATACCAAGCTGGGGATTAATCATGAATCAGTTCTTGGTCATATTTGGAGAAAGGTGTAATATTAAACACTAA